In Aestuariibaculum lutulentum, one DNA window encodes the following:
- a CDS encoding lysophospholipid acyltransferase family protein translates to MLKLLSYPLTAIYYLCFFLTLVIFHPIQWICFNLFGYQAHKLSVDALQYSLMLCGYILGTRFSCINEYDIPKDTPIIFVANHQSLHDIYPLTWFMRKHHPKFISKIELGKGIPSVSYNLRHGGAALIDRKNPRQSLPALMKFGEYIETNKRAAVIFPEGTRSKTGKPKPFQTKGLEMLFKKIPSAYVVPVSINNSWKMLKYGKYPMGLGNHVTFTIHKPLKVSTFANKEELINSIETTITNSIHS, encoded by the coding sequence ATGTTAAAACTATTATCATACCCGCTAACGGCTATTTATTACTTGTGTTTTTTCTTAACACTGGTCATTTTTCACCCGATTCAATGGATTTGCTTCAACCTTTTTGGTTACCAGGCTCATAAATTAAGTGTTGATGCTTTACAGTACAGTTTAATGCTATGTGGCTACATTTTAGGCACACGTTTTTCTTGCATAAACGAATACGACATTCCTAAGGACACACCAATTATTTTCGTAGCTAACCACCAGAGTTTACACGATATTTATCCGCTTACTTGGTTTATGCGTAAACATCATCCTAAATTCATTAGTAAAATAGAATTAGGAAAAGGGATTCCCAGCGTGTCTTATAACTTACGTCATGGAGGAGCAGCGTTAATCGATCGTAAAAATCCGAGACAATCTCTTCCTGCACTTATGAAATTTGGTGAATATATTGAAACCAACAAACGTGCTGCGGTGATTTTCCCGGAAGGCACCCGAAGTAAAACAGGTAAACCTAAACCATTCCAAACAAAAGGTTTAGAAATGTTATTTAAAAAAATACCTTCAGCTTACGTGGTTCCTGTAAGTATTAATAATTCATGGAAAATGTTAAAATATGGTAAATATCCTATGGGATTAGGCAATCATGTTACATTTACCATTCATAAGCCTTTAAAAGTTAGTACCTTTGCAAATAAAGAAGAGCTTATAAATAGTATAGAAACTACTATTACCAACAGTATTCACTCATAA
- a CDS encoding acyl-ACP desaturase encodes MSLKNVRLEVMQFLEKDVDALMEKYLIPIESIWQPTDFLPNSETTDDAFFEEVREIRELAKELPYDFWVVLVGDMITEEALPTYESWLMDVEGVNQVENGGNGWSKWVKQWTAEENRHGDVLNKYLYLSGRVNMKEIEKTTQYLIADGFDIGTDRDPYKNFVYTSFQELATYISHNRVAKIAKNNGNKRLAKMCQIISGDEMRHHHAYSDFVDRIFKVDPSQMMMAFHYMMKQKITMPAHFLRESGDKISTAFEEFSNTAQRIGVYTSRDYVDILQKLIDRWEIDKITNLTDEAEKARDYLMKLPDRMYRLADRMKIPENSYQFKWVEPATVK; translated from the coding sequence ATGTCGTTAAAGAATGTGAGATTAGAAGTGATGCAGTTTTTGGAAAAAGACGTTGATGCTTTAATGGAAAAATATTTAATTCCTATTGAAAGTATCTGGCAACCTACCGATTTTTTACCAAATTCAGAAACTACTGATGATGCCTTTTTTGAAGAGGTACGCGAAATAAGAGAATTAGCAAAAGAATTACCATACGATTTCTGGGTGGTTTTAGTAGGTGATATGATTACCGAAGAAGCCCTGCCAACATACGAGTCATGGCTTATGGACGTTGAAGGCGTTAACCAGGTTGAAAACGGCGGAAACGGCTGGTCTAAATGGGTAAAACAATGGACAGCTGAAGAAAACCGTCACGGTGATGTGCTTAATAAATACTTATACCTTTCTGGTCGTGTTAACATGAAGGAAATTGAAAAAACCACACAATACCTTATTGCTGATGGTTTTGATATTGGTACCGACCGTGACCCTTACAAAAACTTTGTTTACACCAGTTTTCAGGAATTAGCAACTTACATTTCGCATAACCGTGTAGCTAAAATTGCTAAAAATAATGGAAACAAACGTTTAGCTAAAATGTGTCAGATTATTTCTGGAGATGAAATGCGTCATCACCATGCGTATTCAGATTTCGTTGATCGTATTTTTAAGGTAGACCCTAGCCAGATGATGATGGCGTTTCACTATATGATGAAACAAAAAATCACGATGCCAGCACACTTCTTACGTGAATCTGGAGACAAAATAAGTACAGCTTTCGAAGAATTCTCAAATACAGCACAACGCATTGGTGTTTACACCTCTAGAGATTATGTAGATATTCTTCAAAAACTGATTGATCGTTGGGAAATTGATAAAATCACCAACCTAACCGATGAAGCCGAAAAAGCAAGAGACTATTTAATGAAGCTTCCGGATAGAATGTACCGATTGGCAGACCGAATGAAAATTCCTGAAAATTCATATCAGTTTAAATGGGTAGAACCAGCAACTGTAAAATAA
- a CDS encoding HD domain-containing protein: MNNDNIITVTKAFVKDTLEDAEGGHDWFHTLRVYNNAVLIAKQEPVNLFVVQLGALLHDIADSKFHDGDETIGPKVAREFLFTHNVDSTVIEHVVNIIENISFKGGNETQKFKSPELDVVQDADRLDAIGAIGIARCFNYGGFKNRALYDPEIKPNLNMTKEEYKASNAPTINHFYEKLLLLKDRMHTKTAQKVATERHIYMTQFLDQFYNEWNGLK, encoded by the coding sequence ATGAACAACGACAACATCATCACTGTAACAAAAGCCTTTGTAAAAGACACTTTAGAGGATGCCGAAGGCGGGCACGACTGGTTTCACACATTACGTGTTTACAATAACGCTGTACTTATAGCGAAACAGGAACCTGTAAATCTTTTTGTTGTTCAGCTTGGCGCCTTATTACATGATATTGCCGACAGTAAATTTCATGATGGTGATGAAACCATTGGGCCAAAAGTGGCTCGAGAATTCCTGTTTACGCACAACGTAGACTCTACCGTTATTGAGCATGTCGTTAACATTATTGAAAATATTTCGTTTAAAGGTGGTAATGAAACTCAAAAATTTAAATCACCAGAACTTGATGTTGTTCAGGATGCCGACAGATTAGATGCTATTGGAGCTATTGGTATTGCGCGTTGCTTTAATTATGGCGGATTCAAAAATCGTGCACTTTACGATCCGGAAATAAAGCCAAATTTGAATATGACTAAGGAAGAATACAAAGCGTCAAACGCTCCGACCATCAATCATTTCTACGAAAAATTATTACTACTTAAAGATAGAATGCATACCAAAACGGCACAAAAAGTGGCTACTGAACGTCATATATATATGACTCAGTTCTTAGATCAGTTTTACAACGAATGGAACGGCCTAAAATAA
- a CDS encoding AraC family transcriptional regulator has protein sequence MINKKPTFRKLTPSFGSSILVKQHVDTVDKSFAYWHFHPELELIYINKGQGKTHIGNHLSYFNNSQLILIGSNLPHNGFTDRLTANGTETTIQFKSNFLGNDFLEVPEMANIVSLFERAKKGIRFRVETKQKIGPKIEKLMKYQGLKRVFKFLEILDYLATTDDYTILNADGFSFETEAQDSSKVDVIYKYVNKNFQRHISLDEIAEEVSMTVPAFCRYFKKATGKTFTQLVNEYRVVHATKLLNESQMSIADICFECGFNNFSHFNKQFNEIVGKSASNYRKEIKMMIG, from the coding sequence ATGATTAATAAAAAGCCAACATTCAGAAAGCTTACTCCAAGTTTTGGTAGTTCGATATTAGTTAAGCAACATGTCGATACCGTAGATAAGAGCTTTGCCTACTGGCATTTCCATCCAGAATTAGAGCTTATTTATATAAATAAGGGGCAAGGGAAGACACATATAGGAAACCATTTATCATATTTTAATAATAGTCAGTTAATATTAATCGGATCAAACTTACCACATAATGGGTTTACCGATAGGTTAACTGCTAATGGAACAGAAACAACTATTCAGTTTAAGTCTAACTTTTTAGGTAACGATTTTCTTGAAGTTCCTGAAATGGCCAATATCGTTTCATTATTCGAGCGCGCTAAAAAAGGTATTCGTTTTCGAGTAGAAACCAAACAAAAAATTGGTCCGAAAATCGAAAAGTTAATGAAATACCAGGGACTTAAACGTGTTTTTAAGTTTTTAGAAATTTTAGATTATCTGGCAACAACCGATGATTACACCATTTTAAATGCTGATGGTTTTTCATTTGAAACTGAAGCTCAGGATAGTTCTAAGGTAGATGTTATCTATAAATATGTAAACAAAAACTTCCAAAGACATATTAGTTTAGATGAAATAGCTGAAGAAGTTAGTATGACTGTACCTGCTTTTTGTAGATACTTTAAAAAGGCAACAGGAAAAACATTTACCCAATTAGTTAATGAGTATCGAGTGGTACATGCTACCAAATTGCTTAATGAAAGCCAGATGAGTATCGCCGATATTTGTTTTGAGTGCGGATTTAACAACTTCTCACATTTCAATAAGCAGTTTAATGAAATTGTGGGGAAAAGCGCTTCGAATTATCGTAAGGAAATTAAAATGATGATTGGATAG
- a CDS encoding enoyl-CoA hydratase/isomerase family protein, with product MTFNNILFEEDNGIATITINRPNKLNALNKETIAELHKAVKLAEEDGDIKVIIITGSGEKAFVAGADISEFANFSVEEGTKLAANGHKVLFDFIENLSKPVIAAVNGFALGGGLELAMACHFRLASDNAKMGLPEVSLGVIPGYGGTQRLPQLIGKGRAMEMIMTAGMIDANKALSFGLVNYVTTQDELLPFCEKIAAKICNNSPVAISSAIQAVNSNFKSGVNGYDVEIKEFGKCFGTADFTEGTTAFLEKRKANFIGE from the coding sequence ATGACGTTTAACAACATTCTTTTTGAAGAAGATAATGGTATAGCAACCATAACCATTAATCGCCCAAATAAGCTGAATGCGCTTAATAAAGAAACTATCGCAGAGCTTCATAAAGCCGTGAAGTTAGCTGAAGAAGATGGCGATATAAAGGTAATTATAATTACAGGAAGTGGAGAAAAAGCTTTTGTAGCGGGTGCTGATATTAGTGAATTTGCCAATTTTTCTGTTGAAGAGGGTACAAAACTGGCAGCTAACGGACATAAGGTGTTGTTTGACTTTATAGAGAATTTATCCAAGCCGGTTATTGCAGCTGTTAATGGTTTTGCCTTAGGTGGCGGGCTGGAGTTGGCTATGGCCTGTCATTTTAGATTAGCAAGTGATAATGCTAAAATGGGGCTCCCTGAAGTGTCTCTTGGTGTTATTCCTGGTTATGGTGGTACACAGCGTTTGCCTCAATTAATTGGTAAAGGCCGTGCTATGGAAATGATTATGACAGCGGGTATGATTGATGCCAATAAAGCCTTAAGTTTTGGTTTGGTGAATTATGTAACTACTCAAGATGAACTACTTCCGTTTTGTGAAAAAATAGCAGCAAAAATCTGCAATAACTCCCCCGTTGCGATTAGCTCTGCAATACAAGCCGTAAACTCTAATTTTAAATCAGGTGTTAATGGTTATGATGTTGAAATTAAAGAATTCGGTAAATGTTTTGGAACAGCTGATTTTACTGAAGGAACTACTGCCTTTTTAGAAAAGCGTAAAGCTAATTTTATCGGAGAGTAA
- a CDS encoding sensor histidine kinase — protein MKLKKLSLRTRIFLAMIMLVFLASVLISAVAIYQYKEQSEAYHNENLENKERNIQTHLKRILNGRQNTWEVKTENIPIIFKEEIFNIADIHKLQINLYDLDGGLLISSRAGIQRQEADSCLKAEILNAISNTAEHMYMDVHKENGEIFQSSYTYLLDQQSKAIAILNLPYLTKDDFLTNEILAFLQRIAYAFIFVLLLAIGIAFLLSKYITKSLQTISEKINATRLERRNEKIDIEESSEEISILVNSYNSMVDELEESAIQLARSEREQAWREMAKQVAHEIKNPLTPMRLTVQNFQRKFNPEDENINEKLDEYSKTLIQQIDTMSAIASAFSNFAKMPAQQNETLNVVKVVKLALDIFTEDYIHFHANEEEIIAKFDRTQLIRVITNLVKNGIQAIPEDRDPKIDIEVSSTNKDVIMTIRDNGSGISEENIDKVFEPKFTTKSSGMGLGLAMVKNIVETYRGSITVTSENNVGTTFKVMFPKEFIDS, from the coding sequence ATGAAATTAAAAAAGTTGTCTTTACGAACCCGTATTTTCTTAGCCATGATTATGTTGGTGTTCTTAGCTTCGGTACTTATTTCGGCTGTAGCAATTTACCAATATAAAGAGCAGAGTGAAGCCTATCATAATGAGAATTTAGAGAATAAGGAGCGTAATATTCAAACGCATTTAAAACGTATTTTAAATGGACGACAAAATACCTGGGAGGTAAAAACAGAGAATATTCCCATTATTTTTAAGGAAGAAATTTTCAATATTGCCGATATTCACAAATTACAAATTAACCTTTACGATCTGGATGGGGGATTGTTAATTTCATCGCGAGCTGGAATACAGAGGCAAGAGGCAGATAGTTGTTTAAAGGCTGAAATCCTAAATGCTATCTCTAATACCGCCGAGCATATGTATATGGATGTGCATAAGGAAAATGGTGAGATTTTCCAGTCGTCGTATACGTATCTCCTCGATCAGCAATCCAAAGCCATTGCGATTTTAAATTTACCTTATTTAACAAAAGACGACTTTTTAACTAATGAAATTTTAGCCTTTTTACAACGCATTGCTTACGCGTTTATTTTTGTATTGTTACTGGCTATAGGTATAGCATTTTTGCTGTCAAAATACATTACAAAATCATTACAGACTATAAGCGAAAAAATTAATGCGACACGTTTAGAGCGCCGAAATGAAAAAATTGATATCGAAGAAAGCAGTGAAGAGATTTCAATTCTGGTGAATTCGTATAATAGTATGGTTGATGAGCTTGAAGAAAGTGCTATTCAGTTAGCCCGAAGTGAGCGCGAGCAGGCATGGCGAGAAATGGCGAAGCAGGTGGCTCATGAAATAAAAAACCCGCTAACGCCTATGCGCTTAACAGTGCAGAATTTTCAGAGGAAATTTAATCCTGAAGATGAAAATATCAATGAAAAACTTGACGAATATAGTAAAACATTAATTCAGCAAATCGATACGATGAGTGCGATAGCATCGGCTTTTTCAAACTTTGCTAAAATGCCGGCGCAACAAAACGAAACTTTAAATGTGGTTAAAGTGGTGAAGTTAGCGCTTGATATTTTCACCGAAGACTATATTCATTTTCATGCCAATGAAGAAGAAATTATTGCTAAATTTGATAGAACACAGCTAATTCGTGTGATTACGAATTTGGTGAAAAATGGCATTCAGGCCATTCCGGAAGATCGAGATCCTAAGATTGATATTGAAGTTTCATCAACCAATAAAGATGTTATTATGACTATTAGGGATAATGGTTCAGGGATTTCAGAAGAAAATATCGATAAGGTTTTCGAACCTAAATTCACCACAAAATCAAGTGGAATGGGACTTGGTCTAGCGATGGTGAAAAATATTGTTGAAACATACAGAGGTTCGATAACAGTAACCTCAGAAAATAATGTAGGAACAACATTTAAAGTGATGTTTCCAAAGGAGTTTATAGATTCTTAA
- a CDS encoding CopD family protein → MEYYNYIKSLHLIFVITWFAGLFYIPRLFVYQIEASEKSSPEKEILGKQLALMAKRLWNIITWPSAILATFFAVWLLVLVPGYLQQPWMHVKLVFVVLLILYHLKTHQYYKQLQKGLVTKTSNFMRLWNEGATFILFAVVFLVILKSAINWVFGVVGIVVLGVLITLGFKVYKNFRDKNPEA, encoded by the coding sequence ATGGAATATTACAACTACATAAAATCGTTGCACCTTATTTTTGTAATTACATGGTTTGCCGGATTGTTTTATATTCCGAGGTTGTTTGTTTATCAAATTGAAGCTTCAGAAAAGTCATCGCCAGAAAAGGAAATTTTAGGAAAACAACTGGCGCTTATGGCAAAACGTTTGTGGAATATTATTACCTGGCCATCGGCTATTTTAGCAACGTTCTTTGCAGTTTGGCTACTTGTTTTAGTGCCGGGTTATTTACAACAACCATGGATGCATGTAAAGTTAGTTTTTGTTGTATTACTTATTTTGTATCATTTAAAAACGCATCAGTATTACAAGCAATTGCAAAAAGGGCTGGTAACCAAAACTTCTAATTTTATGCGTTTATGGAATGAAGGCGCGACCTTTATTTTATTCGCAGTAGTATTTTTGGTTATTTTAAAAAGCGCTATTAATTGGGTGTTTGGTGTGGTTGGTATCGTTGTTTTAGGGGTTTTAATCACCTTAGGATTTAAAGTTTACAAGAATTTTCGCGATAAAAATCCGGAAGCTTAG
- a CDS encoding MATE family efflux transporter, translating to MAKVSAKDLGEQPISKLLVKQAVPASIGILVMSLNILVDTIFVGHWIGSIAIAAINIVLPVSFFIAALGMSIGVGGSSIISRALGASNHEKALKTFGNQITLALLFTVSMVVLGLTYADSIIMSFGGKGAIFDPAKIYYQIVLYGVPFLAICMLGNTVIRAEGKPKFAMYAMMIPSVSNLILDYILINLFDLGMYGAAWATTISYVICFVFILWFFLSKHSELKLNFVHFGLNLSVVKEIGSLGFVTLARQAVVSITYLFMNNILFDLGGETSVTAYAIVGRMLMFALFPVFGVTQGFLPIAGFNYGARNYDRVRESINTAIKYAAVLATLVFILLMAFPEAITKMFTSDVEVIKQTPSDMRWVFAATPIIALQLIGAAYFQAIGKATPALLLTLSRQGFFFIPLILILPKFYGELGVWMSFPISDVLSTLVTGYFLNREIRKDLIAKTE from the coding sequence ATGGCAAAAGTATCGGCAAAAGATTTGGGCGAACAACCTATAAGTAAACTATTGGTGAAACAGGCTGTGCCTGCATCGATAGGTATTTTAGTTATGTCGCTTAATATTTTGGTGGATACCATTTTTGTAGGCCATTGGATTGGCTCTATTGCCATTGCTGCCATCAATATTGTATTACCTGTGTCGTTTTTTATTGCAGCATTGGGTATGAGTATTGGTGTAGGAGGGTCATCCATTATTTCCAGAGCCTTGGGCGCATCAAATCATGAAAAGGCACTTAAAACCTTTGGAAACCAGATTACTTTAGCACTGTTGTTTACAGTTTCTATGGTTGTTTTAGGTTTGACTTATGCCGACAGTATAATTATGTCTTTTGGTGGAAAGGGAGCTATTTTCGATCCTGCTAAAATTTACTATCAAATTGTGCTTTATGGCGTGCCGTTTCTGGCTATTTGTATGTTAGGAAATACGGTAATTCGAGCAGAAGGTAAACCTAAATTTGCCATGTATGCCATGATGATTCCGTCGGTTAGTAATTTGATTCTGGATTATATTTTAATCAATCTTTTCGATTTAGGAATGTATGGGGCAGCATGGGCTACCACGATTTCTTATGTGATTTGTTTTGTGTTTATTCTATGGTTTTTCCTGTCTAAACATTCCGAATTAAAACTAAATTTTGTTCATTTTGGATTGAATTTATCTGTTGTAAAGGAGATTGGTTCATTAGGATTTGTAACCTTGGCTAGGCAGGCAGTAGTGAGTATCACGTATTTATTTATGAATAATATTCTCTTCGATTTGGGTGGTGAAACTTCGGTTACGGCTTATGCTATTGTTGGACGGATGCTTATGTTTGCTTTGTTCCCTGTTTTTGGGGTTACTCAGGGATTTTTACCAATAGCAGGATTTAATTATGGTGCAAGGAACTATGATAGGGTTCGAGAAAGTATAAATACGGCAATAAAGTACGCCGCAGTATTGGCAACTTTGGTTTTTATTTTATTGATGGCTTTTCCGGAAGCCATAACAAAAATGTTTACTAGCGATGTTGAGGTTATTAAGCAAACACCAAGCGATATGCGTTGGGTATTTGCTGCAACACCAATTATAGCGCTGCAACTTATCGGAGCAGCTTATTTTCAAGCTATCGGTAAGGCAACACCAGCTTTGTTGTTAACGTTGTCAAGACAAGGGTTTTTCTTCATCCCGTTGATTTTAATATTACCAAAGTTTTATGGAGAATTAGGCGTTTGGATGTCTTTCCCGATTTCAGATGTATTGTCAACTTTGGTTACCGGATATTTTTTAAACCGTGAAATTCGAAAAGATTTAATTGCTAAAACTGAATAA
- the hemH gene encoding ferrochelatase: MKKGILLVNLGSPDSPSPKDVKKYLGEFLMDERVIDIPLVARTALVKGIILKTRPKASAEAYKKIWWEEGSPLIVISERVQKKVQNLVDVPVALAMRYGSMTIKKGLQELVDQGVEEVLLFPLYPQFAMATTETITVLAEELRQKHFPNLKIESVPAFYNKPDYIEVLSDSIKKHLEGKNFEHLLFSYHGVPERHIRKSDVTQSHCKIDGSCCKTPSKAHEFCYRHQCLEVTRLVAEKLQLKEDSYSTSFQSRLGFDPWLLPYTDRTIERLGKSGVKNMAIVTPAFVSDCLETLEEIAMEGQEIFHEMGGKDYTTVPCLNDDKEWVELLAKWINNWATANIKA, encoded by the coding sequence ATGAAAAAAGGTATTCTACTCGTTAATTTAGGGTCGCCAGACAGCCCGTCACCAAAAGATGTAAAGAAATATTTAGGAGAGTTTTTAATGGACGAGCGCGTTATCGATATTCCGCTTGTTGCCAGAACTGCTCTTGTTAAAGGAATTATTTTAAAAACACGTCCTAAGGCTTCTGCCGAAGCTTATAAGAAGATTTGGTGGGAAGAGGGATCTCCTTTAATTGTTATTTCTGAACGTGTACAGAAGAAGGTTCAAAACTTAGTTGATGTACCAGTAGCTTTAGCGATGCGTTATGGAAGTATGACGATTAAAAAAGGACTACAGGAGTTGGTAGATCAAGGGGTGGAAGAGGTGTTATTATTTCCGTTGTATCCACAGTTTGCGATGGCAACAACAGAAACCATTACCGTTTTAGCTGAAGAACTTCGTCAGAAACATTTTCCGAATTTAAAGATTGAATCGGTTCCGGCATTCTACAATAAACCTGATTATATAGAAGTGCTTTCAGATAGTATTAAAAAGCATTTAGAAGGTAAAAATTTCGAGCATTTACTATTTTCATATCATGGGGTTCCAGAGCGTCACATTAGAAAAAGCGACGTCACACAATCGCATTGTAAAATAGATGGGAGCTGTTGTAAAACACCAAGTAAGGCTCATGAGTTTTGTTACAGACACCAATGTTTGGAAGTGACCCGATTGGTTGCTGAAAAACTTCAGCTTAAAGAAGATTCATATTCAACGTCATTCCAATCGCGCTTAGGATTCGATCCGTGGTTATTACCTTATACCGACAGAACTATCGAGCGTTTAGGGAAAAGCGGTGTGAAAAATATGGCCATTGTAACGCCTGCTTTCGTAAGTGATTGTTTAGAGACATTAGAGGAAATCGCAATGGAAGGTCAGGAGATTTTCCATGAAATGGGAGGTAAAGACTATACAACCGTTCCGTGTTTAAATGATGATAAAGAATGGGTTGAGTTGCTTGCAAAATGGATTAATAACTGGGCGACTGCTAACATAAAGGCTTAA
- a CDS encoding ThuA domain-containing protein, with the protein MKVLLLTFFVLFAGFVNPVVAQKESNVLVFAKTAGFRHKSIEIGVENQFTITQTEDAEQFNYKILKRYDLVIFLNTTGDVLNSEQELAFEKYIAKGGSFMGIHAATDTEFEWPWFNKLVGAYFLDHPEQSKATIKRIIRSHPSTSHLPDKWEHYDEWYNFKSINKSINVLLMLDETTYEGGKNGAFHPIAWYHKFDGGRSFYTGLGHTVASYKEPEFRKHLLGGIFYCLNR; encoded by the coding sequence ATGAAAGTCTTACTACTGACTTTTTTTGTTTTATTTGCCGGTTTTGTTAATCCTGTGGTAGCTCAAAAGGAATCCAACGTATTAGTGTTTGCTAAAACGGCCGGATTCAGGCATAAATCTATTGAAATTGGTGTCGAAAATCAGTTTACCATTACCCAAACCGAAGATGCTGAACAATTCAATTATAAAATCTTAAAACGCTACGATTTGGTGATTTTTTTAAATACCACCGGTGATGTTTTAAATTCTGAACAAGAGCTAGCGTTTGAAAAATACATTGCCAAAGGCGGTAGTTTTATGGGAATTCATGCCGCAACCGATACCGAGTTTGAGTGGCCTTGGTTTAATAAACTGGTTGGTGCTTATTTTTTAGATCATCCCGAACAATCTAAAGCGACCATTAAGCGAATTATCAGGTCGCATCCGTCCACTTCACATTTACCTGATAAATGGGAGCATTATGATGAATGGTATAATTTTAAATCAATAAATAAAAGCATCAATGTGTTGTTAATGTTAGATGAAACCACTTATGAAGGTGGAAAAAATGGTGCTTTTCATCCTATAGCATGGTATCATAAGTTTGATGGTGGACGTTCATTTTATACAGGATTAGGGCATACCGTTGCTTCTTATAAAGAGCCTGAATTTAGAAAACATTTGCTGGGAGGCATTTTTTATTGTTTAAATCGATGA
- a CDS encoding helix-turn-helix transcriptional regulator has protein sequence MNNRIDFKNNAISAFDETEIDDGFLVFTFKNDTSNEQCIVKDINCDYIQFHFCLKGSSKFLFNEGRYTLNIHEENSLLLYNPQRDLPINLEVNPNSWIVSILISIKKFHGLFSQEADYISFLNAENKDKKYYKDGIISPSMAIVLNQLINYNLNTSIKNLYFKGKAYELLSLYFNRSEDTNVEQCPFLVDETNVIKIRKAKEIIIANMAEPPSLQELADEIGLSLKKLKEGFKQIYGDSVYSFLFDYKMEVSRKLLESGENNVNEVGLKVGYSTASHFIAAFKKKYGTTPKKYLQSIS, from the coding sequence ATGAATAATAGAATAGATTTTAAAAATAACGCTATAAGTGCTTTCGATGAAACCGAAATAGATGACGGTTTTTTGGTATTTACTTTTAAAAACGATACCAGTAATGAACAGTGTATTGTTAAAGATATTAACTGCGATTATATTCAGTTTCACTTTTGTTTAAAGGGGTCGAGTAAATTTCTTTTTAATGAAGGACGTTATACGTTGAATATTCATGAAGAAAACTCGTTGTTGCTTTATAATCCGCAGCGCGATTTGCCTATAAATCTTGAAGTGAACCCAAATTCATGGATAGTTTCTATTTTAATTTCCATTAAAAAATTTCACGGATTGTTTTCTCAGGAAGCCGATTATATTTCCTTTTTAAATGCTGAAAATAAAGACAAGAAATATTACAAAGACGGCATTATTTCGCCATCCATGGCTATTGTTTTAAACCAGTTGATAAACTATAATCTAAATACGTCAATCAAAAATCTTTATTTTAAAGGAAAGGCTTATGAGTTGCTGAGTTTGTATTTTAATAGAAGTGAAGACACCAATGTAGAACAATGTCCGTTTCTGGTTGATGAAACCAATGTGATTAAAATTCGAAAAGCGAAGGAAATTATTATAGCTAATATGGCCGAACCACCAAGCTTACAGGAGTTGGCTGATGAAATAGGATTGAGTCTTAAAAAGCTGAAAGAAGGATTTAAGCAAATTTACGGCGATTCGGTGTATAGTTTTTTATTCGATTATAAAATGGAAGTGTCTCGAAAACTTCTGGAATCTGGCGAAAATAATGTTAATGAAGTCGGACTAAAAGTAGGGTACAGTACAGCGAGTCATTTTATCGCCGCATTTAAAAAGAAGTACGGCACTACGCCTAAAAAATATCTGCAATCTATAAGTTAG